A single window of Oncorhynchus clarkii lewisi isolate Uvic-CL-2024 chromosome 10, UVic_Ocla_1.0, whole genome shotgun sequence DNA harbors:
- the LOC139418283 gene encoding glycerophosphodiester phosphodiesterase domain-containing protein 5-like, producing MVKHQPLQQVYEKQLCLSFLTGIYGCRWKRYQRSHDNSSKWECAWFIILCSTFSLLLFWAYFWLEAHNDYNQFNWLLYNRSGEWKDGTVPILATTAVGFSYITFLMILALCHISLGQQLNLYWIHKIGVLAALITTVSGVVSISDVWGDEWDIILISLQSTGPFLHIGALAAVTALGWLVAGHVIRAGRTKFHMIVLLVYLSVLLVLYMVPLAITSPCIMDRNSLKPRPDVIGRRGAPMLAPENTLMSFNKALQQGVSSLEADVSVSLDGVPFLMRDRTLRRTTNIAKVFPDKQHEDASLFNWTEIRSLNAGQWFLESDPYWTVGSLTGRERNRMGNLTVCSLLEMLRLTARANRSALLNLQRPPPEHPHYKTWIMDTLWAVQRSGISQKRVTWTPDTDRGRVRGLQQTSLEKLSVEEVRHRGISSLTLRYSQASNKDIQDFLVNNMSVMVYPVNEPWFYSVLWCSGVPSVSSDAPQVLRKVPYPIWLMSPYEYCLVWITTDLVSIAIVTGIFIFQKWRMSGMQNYNPEQIMLSAVTRRPSRDVNIMKEKLIFSEVSNGVTNTDEHLYPENGYDIGQYK from the exons ATGGTGAAGCACCAACCCTTGCAGCAGGTCTATGAGAAGCAGCTGTGTTTGTCCTTCCTCACTGGGATCTATGGCTGCCGCTGGAAACGCTACCAGCGTTCCCATGACAACAGCTCCAAG TGGGAATGTGCATGGTTCATCATCTTGTGCAGCACCTTCTCCCTGCTCCTCTTCTGGGCTTACTTCTGGTTGGAGGCCCACAATGACTACAACCAATTCAACTG gTTACTATACAACCGTTCTGGGGAATGGAAGGACGGCACTGTCCCCATTCTCGCAACCACCGCAGTTGGCTTTAGTTACATAACATTTTTAATG ATTTTAGCACTCTGTCATATTTCACTGGGACAGCAGCTGAACCTCTACTGGATCCACAAG ATTGGTGTGTTGGCTGCCTTGATCACCACTGTCAGTGGTGTGGTCTCCATCAGTGATGTGTGGGGGGACGAATGGGACATCATTCTTATATCGCTTCAG TCCACAGGTCCTTTCCTGCACATAGGAGCTCTGGCTGCTGTCACAGCGCTGGGTTGGCTGGTCGCTGGACATGTGATCCGTGCAGGGAGAACCA AGTTCCACATGATTGTGTTGCTTGTCTACCTAAGTGTCCTGCTGGTCCTCTACATGGTTCCCCTTGCCATCACCTCACCCTGTATCATGGACAGGAACAGCCTCAAACCTCGACCTGATGTCATTGGAAGACGGGGGGCTCCAATG CTGGCTCCAGAGAACACCCTGATGTCCTTCAACAAGGCCCTGCAACAGGGGGTCAGCTCCCTGGAGGCCGACGTCTCCGTCAG TCTGGACGGGGTGCCCTTCCTGATGCGAGACCGCACCCTGAGAAGGACCACTAACATCGCCAAGGTCTTTCCAGACAAACAGCACGAGGACGCCTCTCTCTTCAATTGGACAGAGATTCGCTCTCTAAATGCGGGGCAGTGGTTTTTGGAG agcgACCCCTACTGGACGGTTGGGTCTCTGACAGGGAGGGAACGGAACCGAATGGGGAACCTGACAGTGTGTAGCCTGTTAGAGATGCTTCGCCTGACAGCCAGAGCCAACCGCTCAGCCCTGTTAAACCTCCAGAGACCTCCCCCAGAACACCCACACTACAAGACCTGGATCATGGACACCCTGTGGGCCGTCCAGAGGTCTGGGATATCACAGAAGAGG GTGACGTGGACTCCGGACACAGACAGGGGCCGTGTCAGGGGGCTGCAGCAGACCTCCTTAGAAAAACTGTCAGTGGAGGAGGTCAGACACAGGGGCATCAGCAGCCTCACCCTGCGCTACTCACAGGCCAGTAACAAGGACATTCA GGACTTCCTGGTGAACAACATGAGTGTGATGGTGTACCCGGTGAATGAACCGTGGTTCTACTCAGTGCTGTGGTGCAGCGGAGTGCCTTCTGTCTCCTCCGACGCCCCCCAGGTCCTCCGCAAGGTGCCCTACCCCATCTGGCTCATG AGCCCATATGAATACTGCTTAGTCTGGATCACCACAGATCTTGTCTCCATCGCCATAGTTACAGGAATATTCATCTTTCAAAA ATGGAGGATGAGTGGCATGCAGAACTACAACCCAGAGCAGATCATGCTGAGTGCTGTGACACGCCGGCCCAGCCGAGACGTCAACATCATGAAGGAGAAACTCATATTCTCAG AGGTAAGCAATGGAGTAACCAATACAGATGAACATTTATATCCAGAGAATGGCTATGACATTGGGCAGTACAAGTGA